GGCTATACACATTACACATTTCCTGATCGATTCTTTTTGCCTAATATCGTATTGTTTTTCGATCAACGTTATTCTCGCTCTCCTATCGAGACGCCTTCCTCAAAGGTTAAGGAAGACATGAAAGGAGAAAGAATgcgaagaaaaaaagaaaagaagagcaaagaacaaagaacaaagaacaaagaaaaaagaaaaaaggaaaTAACTGCCCATTCTTGCCGAGCAATCTCTTGTCAATTACTTATCTACTTTAATGCATTAATAACTAGGTTTTGCTAGATTCTAAAACTACATATCATTTAGTGAAGTGCAGATGCCTGAGATGAATGCACAACTTTCCAGGTCTTTGAGTAACCAGGTGCCCTTTTAGCACCTGGCACTCCAGATGAGGTAATTGCTTCGATCTGTTCgcttgaagaattaaaagatgCTTGAGCTAGGGAGATCTCTTTTCCTTCCAAATCGTAGACAACGTAGGCATCGGTTAGGAAGACGTCACCGAAAACAGCTAAAATATCGCTATTGGGGATAATGCCCAGTAAACATTTATTTTCCGATTGCTCAAAAATGTAGTTTCTGATGTCTGTTTTGATGGTGACACCGCCAAAGTCGAAAGTAATATAATCATTGTCACCACTTTTGGGGCAATCTATAATGTATCCCTGATCTTCAGGACCAAGTATACCGTGGTACCGAGAGGCAATTGACTTTGCAAGCTTATATGGCAAGTACATGGCCGTCGTTCCCGAATCTAGGACTACCGGAATAGGCTTGGTTTTAACTTTGTGCTTAGAACCACGTCTGGTGACAGAAACGCCCTGTAAAGTAATTGCTAGCGTATTGTATGGATCACCATCACTTGTTAAGTTACCTAGTTGCAAAATAGGTAAAGTGTATAACTGTCCCTGGTATTGCGAATGGTCAACACCCCCAAAGAGCACATTACCATAGGTCGAATTCGGAGAATTTAGATATAGTGAGTATGCTACCCGTTGGATTATTCCTTGATTTTTGAGTGTTTGTGGGAAATTTGCATATTCGTGTGGGTGAGCAGCTCTGTATTCGGGTCCAACAGATGCAAACGAACTCTCACCGCCCGGGaaaccaattccaaaaacAGGTGTTGTAGAGTTAGTATCGTTAGCGACAGCAAACGAGACGTTATGGACTTGTAAATCACCTAATTGTAAATCGTCTGTACCCCAATACCCACTTGCATACGAAAGATCCTCATACTGGATGTAGTAAGGGTCTGTACGGTTTCTGTGGAAAGTCTTTGAATTATCAGCTTCGAAAAATGCAGTTGCATTGCAGTTATTACTGCCGTCACTGTCACtgtcaccaccatcatAAGATCCATTACCAGTTGGAGCCGGCATTGAACTAGAGATAGTTCCGGTTGGAGTTCCAACGGATCCTGGTCCCGGTCCAAACAGAGTGCTGAAGGATCCTTCAtaactttccaattggctAATAAAAGAGGAAATAGCATCATTGTCATTATCATTCTCTGAGCGCTTCTTGAATAAGTTCGTGTCATTATCAGTACACTGTAATCCACCAGGTTTAATAACCCATAAATCTGAAGAACCGGTGTCTAATTGTATAGTCATATTTTGACCAGGTGTCCCTAAAGAAATGTTAACGCTGTAATAAGTGTTGGCATTATTCTGAAGTGCTACCTCgtcattatcatcactGATGTTTTTATTGCGAAATAAATTGACATATTTACGATCAGCTGTAGCTTCGGAGAAACTTTTACCATATACTTTGTTAAATCCGATCTTGGCTACAGACTGCGAAGATCTAGAGTCATGTACAGCTGGTAAACAGCTAACACTCGAAACTAGACCGCACACGTAAAGACCTTTAGCAAATTTCATCTATTGGTGAGTGGGTACTAGATTCTTGGTGGGAAAATTCGAAATTTTCGCCAAGACTTCttttttatattttctCGAGATCGCACGGCTGAACCATGATTTACCCTTTTGGAGATCTACTTGAGGGATAAAATTAGCATGGACTCTTGAGTATCACAAGAAAAACTGTTCCCGCAACTGCGCAATTGTGACGATGTGCAACTGTGGTGTTGGCTTAGAGTTCTCCTCACCAAATATCTTGCATCCTCTCGATTTTCGAGTTCCATGTTACGAAACCGTTTGGAAATTTGCTGGTATAGCAcgatgaaaaatctatttTTGTCCACCGTGAGCCGCAACATGAATCTTTTACGTATTAGTCGAACGTGGAAGTTATGTTAGTGATCGCTTTCGGTTGCGCTTAATGGA
The genomic region above belongs to Zygosaccharomyces rouxii strain CBS732 chromosome F complete sequence and contains:
- a CDS encoding uncharacterized protein (weakly similar to uniprot|P12630 Saccharomyces cerevisiae YIL015W BAR1 Aspartyl protease secreted into the periplasmic space of mating type a cells, cleaves and inactivates alpha factor allowing cells to recover from alpha-factor-induced cell cycle arrest and to YLR121C uniprot|Q12303 Saccharomyces cerevisiae YLR121C YPS3 Aspartic protease, attached to the plasma membrane via a glycosylphosphatidylinositol (GPI) anchor and to YLR120C uniprot|P32329 Saccharomyces cerevisiae YLR120C YPS1 Aspartic protease, attached to the plasma membrane via a glycosylphosphatidylinositol (GPI) anchor and to YDR144C uniprot|P53379 Saccharomyces cerevisiae YDR144C MKC7 GPI-anchored aspartyl protease (yapsin) involved in protein processing; shares functions with Yap3p and Kex2p and to YIR039C uniprot|P40583 Saccharomyces cerevisiae YIR039C YPS6 Putative GPI-anchored aspartic protease, member on vGLC.1466.); protein product: MKFAKGLYVCGLVSSVSCLPAVHDSRSSQSVAKIGFNKVYGKSFSEATADRKYVNLFRNKNISDDNDEVALQNNANTYYSVNISLGTPGQNMTIQLDTGSSDLWVIKPGGLQCTDNDTNLFKKRSENDNDNDAISSFISQLESYEGSFSTLFGPGPGSVGTPTGTISSSMPAPTGNGSYDGGDSDSDGSNNCNATAFFEADNSKTFHRNRTDPYYIQYEDLSYASGYWGTDDLQLGDLQVHNVSFAVANDTNSTTPVFGIGFPGGESSFASVGPEYRAAHPHEYANFPQTLKNQGIIQRVAYSLYLNSPNSTYGNVLFGGVDHSQYQGQLYTLPILQLGNLTSDGDPYNTLAITLQGVSVTRRGSKHKVKTKPIPVVLDSGTTAMYLPYKLAKSIASRYHGILGPEDQGYIIDCPKSGDNDYITFDFGGVTIKTDIRNYIFEQSENKCLLGIIPNSDILAVFGDVFLTDAYVVYDLEGKEISLAQASFNSSSEQIEAITSSGVPGAKRAPGYSKTWKVVHSSQASALH